From Candidatus Pedobacter colombiensis, one genomic window encodes:
- a CDS encoding c-type cytochrome yields MNRTLIFSSCLVVGLLSSGIAKSQATDPKKDVEDGKLLISKSDCFACHKPEGKLVGPSYADIAAKYTATEANVTLLSGKIIKGGSGNWGTIPMAAHPKITQVEAKKMVKYVLSLQPVKK; encoded by the coding sequence ATGAACAGAACCTTAATTTTTTCAAGCTGCTTAGTTGTCGGTTTGTTGAGTAGCGGAATTGCTAAAAGTCAGGCCACAGATCCTAAAAAAGACGTAGAAGATGGTAAATTATTGATTTCAAAATCAGATTGTTTTGCCTGCCATAAGCCGGAAGGTAAGCTGGTTGGACCATCTTATGCAGATATTGCTGCAAAATATACAGCCACAGAGGCTAATGTAACACTATTGTCGGGGAAAATTATTAAAGGCGGTAGTGGCAACTGGGGGACAATTCCGATGGCTGCGCATCCAAAAATTACCCAGGTAGAGGCAAAAAAGATGGTAAAATATGTACTTTCTTTACAGCCAGTTAAGAAATAA
- a CDS encoding sigma-70 family RNA polymerase sigma factor: MEESLIANNSAQLQKLYNSYADMLFGYIFEVVNDRIVAETCLLNIFCQLSKELESKRTEEISTWAQVFRFAKDKLPTFNDGLKDPPPHKSEPIKYKELHPCLSGLNDEQRKIFCDSYYYGKTIAAISIELNQPEVSIRKSLREAFAIIKTGSGN; this comes from the coding sequence ATGGAAGAATCGCTTATAGCGAACAATTCTGCGCAATTACAAAAACTGTATAACAGTTACGCAGATATGTTATTTGGCTATATCTTTGAAGTTGTTAACGATCGGATAGTGGCAGAAACCTGCCTCTTGAATATCTTTTGTCAACTTTCCAAGGAATTGGAATCTAAAAGAACCGAAGAGATCAGTACCTGGGCACAGGTATTTAGATTTGCCAAAGATAAACTACCTACTTTTAATGATGGCCTTAAAGATCCGCCTCCCCATAAATCTGAGCCTATCAAATACAAAGAATTGCATCCATGCCTTAGTGGGCTTAATGATGAGCAGAGAAAAATATTTTGTGATTCTTATTACTACGGTAAAACAATTGCTGCAATTTCAATTGAATTAAATCAACCTGAGGTGTCAATCAGAAAATCCTTACGAGAGGCTTTCGCTATAATCAAAACAGGCAGTGGAAATTAA
- a CDS encoding chaperone modulator CbpM, with protein sequence MEQELIAITEYCIKYDIEPSFISSLEESGIIILTNVGEEKFINAGQLTEINRYVHFHYDLHINVEGIDAIRHLLEKVNQMQQEIHQLRNQLHIHQL encoded by the coding sequence ATGGAACAAGAACTCATTGCAATAACTGAATACTGTATTAAATATGATATCGAGCCTTCTTTTATCAGTTCTCTTGAAGAATCAGGTATTATTATCCTGACCAATGTTGGCGAAGAAAAATTTATCAATGCCGGTCAGCTCACAGAAATAAACAGGTATGTCCATTTCCATTACGATCTGCACATTAATGTAGAAGGCATCGATGCCATCCGACATTTACTTGAAAAAGTAAACCAAATGCAGCAGGAAATCCATCAATTAAGAAATCAATTGCATATTCATCAGTTGTAA
- a CDS encoding J domain-containing protein, protein MAFIDYYKILGIDKSASQDDIKKAYRKLARKYHPDLNPNDKEANKQFQQINEANEALSDPEKRKKYDEYGEHWKNADQFEQTKQSQGRQQSYQSSQNPFGGGYSGGFNTEDFGGSNDFSDFFESLFGSMGGRRGHSQIKYKGQDYQAELKLNLLDAYKTHKQTLTVNGKNLRITIPAGIADGQVIKLSGQGGPGQNGGPNGDLYITFNIAEHPVFKRLNDDVYINKEIDLYTAVLGGEVTIETLDGKVKLKVTAGTQNGTKVRLKNKGFPVYKKENDFGNLFITYSVKIPVAHTEKQKALFKELQNLA, encoded by the coding sequence ATGGCATTCATCGATTATTATAAAATTCTGGGTATTGATAAATCAGCATCACAGGATGATATTAAAAAAGCGTATAGAAAACTTGCCCGGAAATACCATCCCGATCTGAATCCTAATGATAAAGAAGCGAACAAGCAATTTCAGCAGATCAATGAGGCAAATGAGGCCCTGAGTGATCCCGAGAAGCGCAAAAAATATGACGAATATGGCGAACATTGGAAAAATGCGGATCAATTTGAACAGACTAAGCAATCGCAAGGCAGGCAACAATCTTACCAGAGTTCTCAAAATCCTTTTGGTGGGGGTTATTCCGGTGGTTTCAATACTGAAGATTTTGGTGGCAGTAACGATTTTTCCGATTTTTTTGAATCCTTGTTTGGTAGTATGGGGGGCAGGCGCGGACACAGCCAGATAAAATACAAAGGCCAGGATTACCAGGCCGAACTTAAGCTCAATTTGCTGGATGCTTACAAAACCCACAAGCAAACACTGACCGTAAATGGTAAGAACTTACGCATCACTATCCCTGCGGGCATTGCAGATGGACAGGTGATCAAGTTAAGTGGACAAGGTGGACCGGGTCAAAATGGTGGGCCGAATGGCGATTTGTATATCACATTTAACATTGCAGAACACCCGGTTTTTAAAAGATTAAATGATGATGTTTATATCAACAAGGAAATTGATCTGTATACTGCTGTTTTAGGGGGCGAAGTAACCATCGAGACCCTTGATGGTAAGGTAAAACTAAAGGTTACGGCCGGCACTCAGAATGGCACTAAGGTAAGATTAAAAAACAAAGGCTTTCCTGTATACAAAAAGGAGAATGATTTTGGCAACCTGTTTATCACCTACTCCGTAAAAATACCTGTAGCACATACCGAAAAACAAAAAGCGTTATTTAAGGAATTACAAAATCTTGCTTAA
- a CDS encoding Gfo/Idh/MocA family oxidoreductase yields MKPNQPSSRRDFIKKTAVGVAAFTIVPRYVLGGQGFIAPSDKLTKAVIGVGGMGRNHFAYEGTQVVAICDVDKRHIAKSLPMLDKGVKTFSDYREMIQLPEVDIVHIATPPHWHGVMAVDAANAGKDIWCEKPMTHTIGEGKRVMEAVQQNGRIFRLNTWFRFKDTFYGLGTTVKPVKKLVDSGLLGWPLKVIVSRHTGYDWKFFWVGKDNLPPEPVPAELDYNAWLGPAPYKPYSTHRVHQTFRGYWDYDGGGLSDMGQHYLDPIQYFLGKDDTNPVSVEIDAPQQHTDAVGTWRRITYTYADGCQIILDGEAKDANVPYIEGPKGKLYPGFKSDIPDLERKLAAFPEPAPQMTNFSEAVRTRQQFALNEQNGHRSCNIINIGLAALRLGRNLKFDPVKQEFVDDEGANRLINPVMRAPFTI; encoded by the coding sequence ATGAAACCTAATCAACCAAGCTCAAGAAGAGATTTTATTAAGAAAACTGCGGTAGGAGTGGCCGCTTTTACGATTGTTCCCCGATATGTTTTGGGTGGACAAGGATTTATTGCCCCTAGTGATAAGCTAACGAAGGCCGTTATTGGGGTTGGCGGAATGGGTAGGAACCATTTTGCTTACGAAGGAACTCAGGTAGTTGCCATTTGCGATGTCGATAAAAGGCATATCGCCAAATCGTTACCAATGTTGGATAAAGGCGTAAAAACCTTTAGTGATTACAGGGAAATGATCCAGCTGCCCGAAGTGGACATTGTGCACATTGCTACACCTCCGCACTGGCATGGTGTTATGGCTGTCGATGCAGCTAATGCCGGTAAAGATATTTGGTGTGAAAAACCTATGACCCATACTATTGGGGAGGGAAAAAGGGTAATGGAGGCCGTACAGCAGAATGGTAGAATTTTTAGATTGAATACCTGGTTCCGCTTTAAAGACACTTTTTATGGTTTAGGTACGACTGTTAAACCGGTTAAAAAATTAGTGGATAGCGGCTTGTTGGGTTGGCCTTTAAAGGTCATCGTAAGCAGACATACCGGTTACGACTGGAAGTTTTTCTGGGTAGGTAAAGATAATTTGCCACCAGAACCTGTTCCGGCTGAATTGGATTATAACGCATGGCTTGGTCCGGCGCCTTATAAGCCATATAGTACGCATCGGGTACATCAAACCTTCCGGGGTTACTGGGATTATGATGGTGGTGGTTTGAGCGATATGGGCCAGCATTACCTGGACCCGATACAATACTTTTTAGGTAAAGACGATACCAATCCGGTATCCGTTGAAATAGATGCCCCCCAGCAACATACAGATGCTGTTGGTACCTGGAGAAGAATAACTTATACCTATGCTGACGGTTGTCAGATTATTTTAGATGGCGAAGCCAAAGATGCCAATGTACCTTATATTGAAGGTCCTAAAGGAAAGCTTTACCCTGGCTTTAAATCAGATATTCCTGATTTGGAACGTAAACTAGCTGCTTTCCCTGAGCCTGCTCCACAAATGACTAATTTTTCTGAAGCAGTAAGGACAAGGCAACAATTTGCTTTAAATGAGCAGAACGGACACCGTTCATGTAACATCATTAACATTGGACTGGCAGCCTTGCGTTTAGGGCGGAACTTAAAATTTGATCCGGTTAAACAGGAATTTGTAGATGATGAAGGCGCAAACAGATTGATCAATCCGGTTATGCGAGCTCCTTTTACCATCTAA
- a CDS encoding DUF1080 domain-containing protein, translating to MIKKICFILLAVVMLHNAVFAQVQGNKDKRTITTRIADLLAQLPAKDAKQLKANMQEIVQLGSDGYLTLIVGLTAPGKGNNALREYAIGSFSAYVTQPGQDSWRQMSANTYCKALAQLSDQQNKSFIIRQLELVGKDDAVACLQPYLTDVQLADPAARALVKINSKASKAALLNGLAKANGAAQLAIVAALGDSHTKEAAKAIAALTTGDHELSKMSLYALANIADPSSEAVLAAAAEKAGFKYEKTNAVAAYLLYAERLMKNGDRVQANKIAKNILGKVKANDQVHTRTAALKLVTDFSSAQSDEYLLAAMSNSQFQYRAAALKLALPKITPVTAELWFKKIANADPATQVAIVNMLGDSKVKSILPAISTLFKSKDQSLRTASITAVGNIGQEGALDGLLKVATKGDPTDIVAVANAILRMKGDGITAKVAAFIPKAKPEAQIALINVLASKAANSQLNTIYSQLKNKNTEVRKAAFAALKQTVTGENLPQLFTLLKETSDPSDLTKVQDAIIVAMKGSNDKTQQVDLVLQQMASAPEDKKVLFYKMLTSLGGKKSLKVVSDAFNTGNELAKKAAVAALSSCTDADGIQELIEIARQPANAVYVNQAVSGYLRLVKANNYPAEQRLLLLREAMTVTKKTAQQQQILKDIEQAKCLNALLFAGKYLDNDSLQQIAANTVMNIALADKSYNGILVKDLLNKTISVIKGPDSEYQQEAMRKYLAEMPQGEGFVSMFNGTDLTGWKGLVGNPIKRANMDAKTLAAAQEKADVEARESWKAVSGELLFMSHGDNLATVKKYGDFEMLVDWKIIDDKKGQGDAGIYLRGTPQVQIWDTARVKVGAQVGSGGLYNNKINQSKPLKVADNKLDEWNTFRILMKGDRVTVYLNGILVTDNIILENFWDKNLPIFAEEQIELQAHGSPIAYRDLYIREIPRIKPF from the coding sequence ATGATAAAAAAGATATGCTTTATTCTGCTTGCTGTAGTCATGTTACACAACGCTGTTTTTGCACAGGTGCAGGGAAATAAAGACAAACGTACCATAACTACCCGCATCGCAGATCTGCTTGCGCAATTGCCGGCTAAGGATGCCAAACAATTAAAAGCAAACATGCAGGAAATTGTACAACTTGGATCGGACGGTTATCTGACCCTGATTGTTGGATTAACTGCGCCCGGTAAAGGTAACAATGCTTTAAGGGAATATGCCATCGGCAGCTTTTCTGCTTATGTAACTCAACCTGGACAGGACAGCTGGAGACAAATGAGTGCAAATACATATTGTAAAGCTTTAGCACAACTATCTGATCAACAAAATAAGTCATTTATCATCCGTCAGCTGGAATTGGTTGGTAAAGATGATGCGGTAGCTTGTTTACAGCCCTATTTAACAGATGTACAGCTTGCTGATCCGGCAGCCAGAGCTTTAGTAAAAATTAATTCTAAGGCTTCTAAAGCGGCTTTATTAAATGGATTGGCTAAGGCCAATGGTGCTGCACAGCTTGCTATTGTAGCAGCCTTAGGCGATAGTCATACCAAAGAGGCAGCCAAAGCCATTGCTGCATTAACTACGGGAGATCACGAATTGAGCAAAATGTCATTATATGCATTGGCAAACATCGCTGATCCCTCTTCTGAAGCCGTTTTGGCAGCTGCCGCTGAAAAAGCAGGGTTTAAATACGAAAAAACCAATGCTGTTGCTGCCTATTTGCTATATGCAGAAAGGTTAATGAAAAATGGAGATCGGGTTCAAGCAAATAAGATAGCGAAGAATATCCTCGGAAAAGTAAAAGCAAATGATCAGGTACACACTCGTACAGCTGCCCTTAAACTCGTTACTGATTTTAGTAGCGCACAAAGTGATGAATATTTGTTAGCTGCAATGAGCAATTCGCAATTTCAATATCGTGCTGCGGCATTGAAGCTGGCCTTACCAAAAATTACTCCCGTAACTGCCGAACTTTGGTTTAAAAAAATCGCAAATGCTGATCCTGCAACCCAGGTCGCTATTGTAAACATGCTTGGCGATAGCAAAGTAAAATCAATTCTTCCAGCCATTTCAACCTTATTTAAAAGTAAAGATCAGTCGCTAAGGACTGCAAGTATCACTGCTGTAGGTAATATTGGACAGGAAGGCGCATTAGATGGCTTGCTTAAAGTCGCCACCAAAGGAGATCCTACTGATATTGTAGCAGTTGCTAATGCGATTTTAAGAATGAAGGGGGATGGAATTACCGCAAAGGTTGCCGCTTTTATTCCTAAGGCTAAACCGGAAGCTCAGATTGCTTTAATAAATGTGCTGGCTTCAAAAGCAGCAAATTCGCAACTAAATACTATATACAGCCAGCTTAAAAACAAAAATACAGAGGTTAGAAAAGCAGCATTTGCGGCACTTAAACAAACGGTAACTGGCGAAAATCTTCCGCAGTTATTTACCTTATTAAAAGAAACTTCAGATCCTTCTGATTTAACAAAAGTACAGGACGCTATTATTGTGGCAATGAAAGGCAGCAATGATAAAACGCAACAGGTAGATTTGGTATTGCAGCAAATGGCAAGTGCTCCGGAAGATAAAAAAGTACTTTTCTATAAAATGCTGACAAGTTTAGGAGGTAAGAAATCACTAAAAGTTGTTTCAGATGCATTCAATACAGGTAATGAGCTAGCTAAAAAAGCTGCAGTTGCTGCTTTATCCTCATGTACAGATGCAGATGGGATACAGGAATTGATCGAGATTGCGCGTCAGCCAGCTAATGCAGTCTATGTTAATCAGGCCGTGAGTGGGTACCTTCGTTTGGTAAAGGCTAATAATTATCCAGCCGAACAAAGGTTATTATTACTGCGCGAAGCGATGACTGTGACAAAAAAAACGGCTCAGCAGCAACAGATCCTTAAGGATATAGAACAGGCAAAATGCCTGAATGCTTTATTATTTGCTGGCAAATATCTCGACAATGATTCTCTGCAACAAATCGCTGCCAATACAGTTATGAACATTGCATTGGCGGATAAATCGTATAACGGTATCTTAGTAAAAGACTTGTTAAATAAAACCATCAGCGTAATTAAAGGCCCTGATAGCGAATACCAACAAGAAGCGATGCGTAAATATCTGGCAGAAATGCCGCAAGGTGAAGGTTTTGTATCTATGTTTAACGGTACTGACCTAACCGGTTGGAAGGGGTTAGTTGGCAATCCTATCAAAAGAGCCAATATGGATGCTAAAACTCTGGCTGCAGCTCAGGAAAAGGCAGATGTCGAAGCCCGCGAAAGCTGGAAGGCAGTAAGTGGTGAGCTGCTGTTTATGAGTCATGGAGACAATCTGGCTACCGTAAAAAAATATGGTGATTTTGAAATGCTGGTAGACTGGAAAATCATTGACGATAAAAAAGGTCAGGGAGATGCAGGGATCTATCTTCGTGGTACACCACAAGTACAGATTTGGGATACTGCACGTGTAAAAGTAGGTGCACAAGTAGGTTCCGGTGGTTTGTACAACAATAAGATAAATCAGAGTAAGCCGCTTAAAGTTGCGGATAATAAATTAGATGAGTGGAATACCTTCCGAATTCTGATGAAGGGCGACCGTGTTACGGTTTACTTAAATGGTATATTGGTGACGGACAATATCATCCTTGAAAACTTCTGGGACAAGAATTTACCGATTTTCGCGGAAGAGCAGATTGAGTTACAGGCACATGGATCGCCGATAGCATATCGTGATCTTTATATCCGGGAAATCCCTCGTATAAAGCCTTTTTAG
- a CDS encoding Gfo/Idh/MocA family oxidoreductase: MKDSGTGNSRRNFIKTTALAAAGFMIVPRHVLGGKGFLAPSDWLMVAAVGAGGKGQSNIANIYKGGKSEIAFLCDVDDRRAANSVKSFPKAKYYKDYREMLDKDSKNIDAVVVSTPDHNHAMITMAAMQLGKHVYVEKPLTHDIYEARKLTEAANRYQVVTQMGNQGSSGDGVRQLQDWMDAGVIGKVENVYCWTDRPSWPQGILWPSTNGEIPKELDWDLWLGSAPYKPYIEKLVPFNWRGWWDYGTGAIGDMGCHLVEPPFRILGLDTPIDVQCSVGSLYVDEFKRGYFPDSCPPSSHVIMTFEKTKKTKGNLQIHWMDGGIKPARPEELLPNEPFGANGVLFEGTKGKMMCDTYGANPRLLPLTKNAEDRTKKRVERVPGGVDGHYWQWAEAAIAGYGKIKLSSPFEIAGPLTETLLIANLAIRGTDVQKPKENGKGFTYPGRDIKLLWDKQNLRVTNFDDVNQFVKREYRKGWSLGV, translated from the coding sequence ATGAAGGATTCAGGAACGGGTAATTCAAGAAGAAATTTTATAAAAACGACTGCATTGGCAGCCGCAGGATTTATGATCGTACCCCGCCATGTACTAGGCGGCAAGGGCTTTCTGGCTCCAAGTGATTGGTTGATGGTTGCAGCCGTAGGCGCAGGAGGAAAAGGACAAAGTAACATCGCCAATATTTATAAAGGGGGTAAATCTGAAATCGCATTTTTATGTGATGTTGATGATAGAAGAGCTGCCAATTCTGTAAAAAGCTTTCCAAAAGCAAAATATTACAAAGATTATCGTGAAATGCTGGATAAGGACAGCAAAAATATAGATGCAGTAGTTGTCTCTACTCCGGATCATAACCATGCTATGATTACAATGGCTGCAATGCAGCTGGGTAAACATGTGTATGTAGAAAAGCCTTTAACCCACGATATTTACGAGGCCCGTAAGCTTACAGAAGCCGCCAATCGTTACCAGGTAGTTACCCAAATGGGTAATCAGGGTTCGTCGGGTGATGGAGTTAGACAGTTGCAGGATTGGATGGATGCCGGGGTAATTGGAAAGGTAGAAAATGTGTATTGCTGGACAGATCGTCCATCATGGCCTCAAGGTATTTTATGGCCATCCACAAATGGCGAAATCCCTAAAGAGCTGGATTGGGACCTATGGTTGGGCAGTGCACCTTATAAACCTTATATCGAGAAGTTGGTTCCCTTTAACTGGAGAGGCTGGTGGGATTATGGTACTGGTGCAATAGGCGACATGGGCTGTCATTTGGTTGAACCTCCTTTTAGAATATTAGGGCTCGACACGCCAATTGATGTACAATGTAGCGTAGGTAGTCTTTATGTGGATGAATTTAAAAGAGGATATTTCCCGGATAGCTGCCCACCCTCAAGTCATGTCATCATGACCTTTGAGAAAACTAAAAAGACCAAAGGGAATTTACAGATCCACTGGATGGATGGAGGTATAAAACCCGCCCGTCCGGAAGAATTGCTCCCTAATGAGCCTTTTGGTGCTAATGGCGTACTTTTCGAAGGAACAAAAGGTAAAATGATGTGTGATACATATGGGGCAAATCCACGTTTATTACCCCTGACTAAAAATGCCGAGGATCGTACTAAAAAACGTGTTGAACGCGTACCGGGTGGGGTAGATGGCCATTATTGGCAATGGGCAGAAGCCGCTATTGCCGGTTACGGAAAAATAAAACTAAGTTCGCCATTCGAAATTGCAGGGCCACTTACAGAAACCCTTTTAATCGCGAATTTAGCCATCAGAGGTACTGATGTGCAGAAGCCAAAGGAAAATGGCAAAGGCTTTACTTATCCCGGAAGAGATATTAAATTACTTTGGGATAAGCAAAACCTTAGGGTTACGAACTTTGATGATGTGAATCAATTTGTGAAGCGTGAATACCGCAAGGGTTGGAGTTTAGGAGTATAA
- a CDS encoding Gfo/Idh/MocA family oxidoreductase: MSLAIKNLRILVVGCGNMGASHATAYHTLNGFEICGLVSTGNSKVILNEKLGGGYALFNDYYEALAQTKPDAVCISTYPDTHEAFAIKAMENGAHVFIEKPLADSVEGAERVADAAKRYGKKLLIGYILRYHPSWERFIALSSDMGRPLVMRMNLNQQSQGAKWTVHRNLMKSLSPIVDCGVHYIDVMCQMTRSKPLQVSAIGARLSDDVPEGNYNYGQLQIRFEDGSVGWYEAGWGPMMSETAFFVKDVIGPKGSVSIVAKVAGAAGKSDEVGAHTRTESIRVHYADLDEADKFSKPDTWIDLADEPDHQELCNREQRYFLKAILEHIDLTEPTADAINSLKIAFACDESVRTGAIIKL, from the coding sequence ATGTCGTTAGCAATAAAGAATCTTCGGATACTGGTGGTAGGCTGTGGTAATATGGGCGCGTCCCATGCCACAGCTTACCATACGCTGAATGGATTTGAAATATGTGGTCTTGTATCTACAGGTAACAGCAAGGTCATTTTGAATGAGAAGCTGGGAGGTGGCTATGCCTTGTTTAATGATTATTATGAGGCACTGGCGCAGACCAAACCTGATGCGGTCTGCATTTCAACTTATCCAGATACACATGAGGCTTTTGCCATCAAAGCGATGGAAAATGGTGCGCATGTATTTATAGAAAAGCCATTGGCTGATTCTGTTGAAGGAGCCGAACGTGTCGCAGATGCAGCGAAGCGCTACGGTAAGAAACTGTTGATAGGTTATATTTTGCGTTATCATCCTTCCTGGGAGCGCTTTATTGCCCTTTCATCAGATATGGGCAGACCACTGGTGATGCGAATGAACCTGAACCAGCAGAGTCAGGGAGCCAAATGGACCGTACATCGAAACCTGATGAAAAGTCTAAGTCCAATCGTAGATTGTGGGGTTCATTATATTGATGTGATGTGTCAGATGACGCGGTCGAAGCCTTTACAGGTAAGTGCGATAGGGGCAAGGCTCAGTGATGATGTGCCTGAGGGAAACTACAACTACGGGCAACTTCAAATTCGCTTTGAAGATGGTTCTGTGGGCTGGTATGAAGCGGGTTGGGGTCCAATGATGAGCGAAACGGCTTTCTTTGTGAAAGATGTGATCGGGCCAAAAGGCTCGGTATCCATAGTTGCGAAGGTAGCAGGTGCGGCAGGTAAATCTGATGAGGTGGGTGCGCATACCAGGACCGAGTCGATCAGGGTTCATTACGCTGATCTGGATGAAGCAGATAAATTTTCAAAACCCGATACCTGGATTGACCTTGCAGACGAACCCGACCATCAGGAGCTTTGTAATCGCGAACAACGTTATTTTTTAAAGGCTATTTTAGAGCATATTGATTTAACAGAACCTACAGCTGATGCGATAAACAGCTTAAAAATTGCCTTTGCATGTGATGAGTCTGTTAGAACAGGGGCAATCATAAAGTTGTAA
- a CDS encoding RNA polymerase sigma factor RpoD/SigA translates to MKQFRVLQSIIRRDSDSVERYLNDIGKINLLSMEDEVRLAGRIRKGDAGALQQLVKGNLRFVVSVAKKYQERGLKLSDLISEGNIGLIKAAKYFDDTKGFKFISFAVWWIRQSILLAIAEQKRLVRLPVNQVVAIDTINRAIIALEQKLERMPTAEELISYTSLSADKIFRYINSTVNPYSLHHIVDEKNGFTLLDTIDDKSIPKSDHLTFTTSLLVDLNRSLSILPKREQKILMLFYGINGYPQTSLDDMEPIFNLGRERIRKLRDKAHKTLSLNCGDTLSDYLN, encoded by the coding sequence ATGAAACAGTTTAGAGTATTACAATCCATTATCCGGAGGGATTCTGACTCAGTAGAGCGGTATTTAAATGATATCGGTAAAATAAACCTGCTCAGTATGGAAGACGAAGTTCGTTTAGCCGGCAGGATACGCAAAGGAGATGCCGGGGCATTGCAACAGCTGGTTAAAGGCAATTTGCGTTTTGTGGTTTCAGTGGCGAAGAAATATCAGGAGCGTGGATTGAAGTTAAGTGATTTAATCAGTGAAGGTAATATTGGTTTGATAAAAGCCGCAAAGTATTTTGATGATACCAAAGGGTTTAAATTTATTTCTTTTGCGGTGTGGTGGATCCGGCAGTCTATTTTGCTTGCCATTGCCGAACAGAAGCGTCTGGTGCGTTTGCCTGTTAATCAGGTAGTCGCAATTGATACCATCAATAGGGCAATAATCGCCTTAGAGCAAAAGTTGGAAAGAATGCCAACCGCTGAAGAGCTGATCTCTTATACTTCGTTATCAGCAGATAAGATTTTTCGTTACATAAATAGCACGGTTAACCCTTATTCATTACATCACATTGTAGATGAAAAAAACGGTTTTACTTTATTAGATACAATTGACGACAAAAGTATCCCAAAGAGTGATCACCTTACTTTTACCACATCATTATTGGTGGACCTGAATAGGTCATTAAGTATTTTACCTAAAAGGGAGCAGAAGATACTGATGCTGTTTTATGGTATCAATGGTTACCCGCAAACGAGCCTGGATGATATGGAGCCTATTTTTAATTTAGGTAGAGAACGGATCAGAAAGCTGAGAGATAAGGCACATAAAACGCTTAGTCTAAATTGTGGCGATACGCTGTCTGATTACCTTAATTGA
- a CDS encoding histone H1, protein MEKFSKLKELIAGIEADADKFYNSGNGAAGTRVRKAMQDLKGLAQEIRTEVTEKKNAK, encoded by the coding sequence ATGGAAAAATTTTCAAAACTTAAAGAATTAATTGCTGGCATCGAGGCAGATGCAGACAAATTTTATAATTCAGGTAATGGTGCTGCAGGTACAAGAGTACGTAAAGCAATGCAAGATCTTAAAGGTTTAGCACAAGAAATTCGTACTGAAGTAACTGAAAAAAAGAATGCAAAATAG